The following proteins are co-located in the Shouchella hunanensis genome:
- a CDS encoding Glu/Leu/Phe/Val family dehydrogenase, which produces MDESANRTGTNDVLASTQSIIHTALSKLGYPEEMYELLKEPMRMMTVRIPVRMDDGSTKIFTGYRAQHNDSVGPTKGGVRFHPDVTEKEVKALSIWMSLKAGIVNLPYGGGKGGIVCDPRTMSFREVERLSRGYVRAISQIVGPTKDIPAPDVFTNSQIMAWMLDEYSRIREFDSPGFITGKPLVLGGSHGRESATAKGVTICVNEAAKKQGIDMDGAKVIIQGFGNAGSFLAKFMSDAGALVVGIADAYGALYDSEGLDIDYLLDRRDSFGTVTKLFKDTITNEELLEMECDILVPAAIENQITARNAGNIKASIVVEAANGPTTLEATKILSERGILLVPDVLASAGGVTVSYFEWVQNNQGFYWSAEEVEGKLQTVLVEAFDHIYQLAKRRKVDMRLAAYMVGVRRMAEASRFRGWV; this is translated from the coding sequence ATGGACGAAAGCGCGAATCGAACAGGTACGAATGATGTTCTTGCGTCAACTCAATCCATTATACATACTGCGTTAAGTAAATTAGGCTATCCGGAAGAAATGTATGAATTATTAAAAGAGCCGATGCGTATGATGACGGTTCGTATTCCAGTAAGAATGGATGACGGATCGACCAAAATCTTTACAGGTTATCGTGCCCAGCATAATGACTCTGTGGGTCCAACAAAGGGAGGCGTTCGCTTCCACCCTGATGTAACGGAAAAAGAAGTGAAAGCACTATCGATTTGGATGAGTCTAAAAGCAGGTATTGTTAATCTGCCGTATGGGGGAGGAAAGGGAGGCATTGTTTGTGACCCTAGAACGATGTCTTTTCGGGAAGTAGAGCGACTAAGCAGAGGTTATGTACGTGCGATTAGTCAAATTGTTGGCCCGACGAAGGATATTCCCGCCCCAGATGTGTTTACGAATTCTCAAATTATGGCTTGGATGCTTGATGAATATAGTCGCATTCGCGAGTTTGATTCACCAGGATTTATTACTGGGAAACCACTTGTACTTGGTGGTTCGCACGGAAGAGAATCTGCTACTGCTAAAGGCGTAACCATTTGTGTAAATGAAGCAGCAAAAAAACAAGGTATTGATATGGACGGAGCAAAAGTCATCATTCAAGGTTTTGGAAATGCGGGGAGCTTTTTAGCGAAATTCATGTCTGATGCAGGCGCATTAGTTGTGGGTATTGCGGATGCATATGGAGCTCTGTATGATTCAGAAGGACTTGATATTGACTATTTACTTGATCGACGAGATAGTTTTGGAACAGTGACCAAGCTGTTTAAAGACACCATTACGAATGAAGAATTGCTCGAAATGGAATGCGATATTTTAGTGCCTGCTGCAATTGAAAACCAAATCACAGCTCGCAACGCTGGAAACATTAAAGCATCAATTGTTGTGGAAGCTGCGAATGGTCCAACAACCTTAGAAGCAACGAAAATTTTATCGGAACGTGGCATTCTTCTTGTTCCTGATGTTCTAGCTAGTGCAGGAGGGGTAACGGTTTCTTACTTTGAGTGGGTGCAGAACAATCAAGGTTTTTATTGGTCGGCAGAAGAAGTCGAAGGAAAACTTCAAACCGTACTAGTTGAAGCCTTTGACCATATTTATCAATTAGCGAAAAGGCGCAAAGTGGATATGCGTTTAGCTGCATATATGGTAGGTGTCCGCCGAATGGCAGAAGCATCTCGTTTTCGTGGTTGGGTTTAA
- a CDS encoding MerR family transcriptional regulator, which translates to MTFKEGNYNIKAVSKKLGIRPGTLRAWERRYHVVAPFRNESGHRLYSEEQVLKLQTLIERVNEGFTIKQAVESLERKGTYEENVSEGHHYIAQIAREIADALLCFDEERAQAVLNQAYSMYSIDRVTIDLFMQVEKQLEEMDKQPSMTNIHKQYMFQILGAKVKNVMLSIPKNNLMPKALLFSYQGDSYSILLRVFSFYLKRKGMDVICLDAGIPLEDVELVMEQIQPELMIISSMDRVHFEQAANHVRYVAEKSFIKKSGIIGDAFNGLTDDQKKHHADLFVGKSRADWELWLEHMN; encoded by the coding sequence ATGACCTTTAAAGAAGGGAATTATAATATAAAGGCTGTGTCAAAGAAGCTCGGGATTAGACCTGGTACATTAAGAGCTTGGGAACGTCGCTATCATGTTGTAGCCCCTTTTCGTAATGAAAGTGGTCATCGTTTGTATAGCGAAGAACAAGTATTAAAGCTTCAGACGCTTATTGAAAGAGTGAACGAAGGTTTTACGATTAAACAAGCGGTGGAATCGTTAGAGCGTAAAGGAACTTATGAAGAAAATGTATCAGAAGGTCACCATTACATTGCTCAAATAGCGAGAGAAATTGCCGATGCGCTTCTTTGCTTTGATGAAGAGCGTGCGCAGGCGGTTTTAAATCAAGCCTATAGCATGTATTCTATAGACCGAGTAACCATTGATTTGTTTATGCAAGTGGAAAAACAGTTAGAAGAAATGGACAAGCAGCCGTCTATGACTAACATTCATAAGCAATATATGTTTCAAATACTCGGCGCAAAAGTGAAAAATGTCATGCTAAGTATTCCAAAAAACAACTTAATGCCTAAGGCGTTATTGTTTTCATATCAAGGCGATTCCTATTCCATTTTACTACGCGTTTTTTCATTTTATTTAAAGCGGAAAGGCATGGATGTGATTTGTTTAGATGCAGGGATTCCACTAGAAGATGTTGAATTAGTAATGGAACAAATTCAGCCTGAACTGATGATTATTTCTTCTATGGATAGGGTGCATTTTGAGCAAGCTGCTAATCATGTGCGCTATGTAGCTGAAAAGTCATTTATTAAAAAAAGTGGTATTATTGGGGACGCATTTAACGGTTTAACGGATGATCAAAAGAAGCATCATGCTGATCTCTTTGTTGGAAAATCAAGAGCAGATTGGGAATTATGGCTAGAGCATATGAATTAG
- a CDS encoding genetic competence negative regulator has protein sequence MRLERLAIDKFKVFLTFDDMEERGITKEDLWQDVPKVHDLFRDMMLEADDELGFKVDGPIAVEVFAMPAQGMVFIVTKGTQSDDYDTDDYEDGFIEMQLTLDEIDDVFYEFKSFEDVVGLIPRLKAIDMGGGELYSYENRFFLKLSDDDLEQINEDALVAILSEFGSPATISFHRIAEYGKKLIEANTIAYLFQTFYPAN, from the coding sequence ATGCGATTAGAGCGTTTGGCGATTGATAAGTTTAAGGTTTTCTTAACCTTTGATGATATGGAAGAACGAGGAATTACGAAAGAAGATTTATGGCAAGATGTACCGAAAGTACATGACTTATTTCGTGATATGATGCTTGAAGCAGATGATGAATTAGGTTTTAAAGTAGATGGTCCGATTGCAGTTGAAGTATTCGCTATGCCAGCACAAGGCATGGTCTTTATTGTCACAAAAGGGACACAGTCGGATGATTATGATACAGATGATTATGAAGATGGCTTTATCGAAATGCAGTTAACATTAGACGAAATTGATGATGTATTTTATGAGTTTAAATCATTCGAAGATGTTGTTGGCCTAATACCGCGTTTAAAAGCAATCGACATGGGTGGAGGAGAACTTTATTCTTATGAAAATCGTTTTTTTCTAAAGCTATCCGACGACGACCTAGAACAAATAAATGAAGATGCTTTAGTGGCCATATTGTCTGAGTTTGGAAGTCCTGCTACGATTTCATTTCATCGTATTGCTGAGTACGGTAAGAAACTAATTGAAGCGAATACGATTGCGTATTTATTCCAAACTTTTTACCCAGCGAACTAA
- a CDS encoding YpdA family putative bacillithiol disulfide reductase, with protein MYDVIIIGAGPCGLSAAIECDKKGLSSLIIEKENIVNAIYRYPTHQTFFSTSERLEIGEVPFITEERKPRRNQALVYYRMVAKRKKVNVHAYEEVLDVSKQNNVFTVKTTKQLYKARNVVVATGYYDSPNYMNVPGEASEHVMHYFKEAHPFFDHDVVVIGGKNSAVDAALELEKAGARVTLLYRGDDYSKSVKPWILPEVISLVNNGRIQLEFGAHITKITEKAVHYKQDGQENHAKADFVFAMTGYHPDHSFIRSMGVEVDEATGRPSFQSATMETNVAHLFIAGVIAAGNNANEIFIENGREHGKQIAAAIIQKQKMEEMQ; from the coding sequence ATGTACGATGTAATAATCATTGGAGCAGGGCCATGTGGTTTATCAGCGGCAATTGAGTGTGATAAAAAAGGCTTGTCCTCTTTAATCATTGAAAAAGAGAATATTGTGAATGCCATTTATCGGTATCCAACGCACCAAACCTTTTTCAGTACGAGTGAACGATTGGAAATTGGAGAGGTGCCTTTTATTACAGAAGAACGGAAACCGAGACGGAACCAAGCGCTTGTGTATTACCGAATGGTTGCTAAGCGTAAAAAAGTAAACGTCCATGCATATGAGGAAGTGCTAGATGTATCAAAACAGAACAACGTGTTTACTGTAAAAACAACGAAACAACTGTATAAAGCTCGGAATGTGGTTGTGGCTACTGGTTACTATGATTCACCTAATTATATGAACGTTCCAGGGGAAGCAAGTGAGCATGTGATGCATTATTTTAAGGAAGCTCATCCTTTTTTTGATCATGACGTTGTTGTTATCGGTGGGAAGAACTCGGCTGTGGATGCAGCGTTAGAGCTTGAAAAAGCAGGTGCTCGTGTTACATTGCTTTACCGTGGTGATGATTATTCGAAAAGCGTGAAGCCGTGGATTCTGCCTGAAGTGATTTCTCTCGTTAATAATGGGCGTATTCAACTAGAGTTTGGTGCGCATATTACAAAGATTACGGAAAAGGCCGTTCACTATAAACAGGATGGACAAGAAAACCACGCCAAGGCAGACTTTGTTTTTGCCATGACAGGCTACCATCCAGATCATTCATTCATTCGAAGTATGGGTGTGGAAGTAGATGAAGCAACAGGTCGCCCGAGCTTTCAAAGCGCAACAATGGAAACAAACGTTGCCCATTTATTTATAGCGGGTGTTATAGCAGCAGGGAATAACGCTAATGAAATCTTTATTGAAAATGGAAGAGAGCATGGGAAGCAGATTGCTGCCGCTATTATCCAAAAACAGAAAATGGAGGAAATGCAGTGA
- a CDS encoding bifunctional homocysteine S-methyltransferase/methylenetetrahydrofolate reductase gives MDLKKQLTSSVTVADGAMGTVLYEAGYDLCFEELNVSKPEEIYTIHQAYIEAGATIIQTNSYAANVQKLKRYGLQESVGVINQASVRLARKAVQNSGKKHVFVVGTVGGIQGFQSEQLDHKESMQALVEQVDLLVQEGVDGLLFETFYDFMEIKQLVIEARKRTNLPIIANVSLGDIGVLKGGIRLSDALTELYEAGADVTGLNCRMGPYHMLRSIEELELPYDIPLACYPNASLPGYRDGRFVYASNTEYFTSMSERFINEGVHLIGGCCGTTPAHIKAIKEAASGRTPVKRNIRLQPLKTETIERFHEQRPSIKDLVEEKQTIIVELDPPKKLHIDPFIEGAKAIRDAGADALTLADNSLASPRIDNQTLAMLLKEEGIRSLVHLTCRDRNLIGLQSHLMGLDLAELNDLLVITGDPSKIGDFPGATSVYDVSSTKLLPLIKQMNEGISFSGKSLGKATNFTTAAAFNPNVKHLDKAVRRLEKKIEAGANYFLTQPIFDEGQFEEIYEATKHLSVPIFVGIMPLTSSRNAEFLHNEVPGISLSADTRARMARAGEDKVKAEQEGLAMAKSLADAAATYFNGLYLITPFLRYQLTVELTRYLRAHTTAPLSKERKLQ, from the coding sequence TTGGATTTAAAAAAACAATTAACGTCATCCGTAACAGTAGCGGATGGAGCGATGGGGACTGTCTTGTATGAGGCTGGCTATGATTTATGTTTTGAGGAGCTGAACGTTTCTAAACCAGAAGAGATTTATACGATTCATCAAGCGTATATAGAAGCGGGTGCAACTATTATTCAAACCAATTCCTATGCTGCTAATGTGCAAAAGCTTAAACGTTATGGTCTTCAAGAAAGCGTGGGAGTCATTAATCAGGCATCTGTGCGCCTCGCTCGTAAAGCGGTTCAAAATAGTGGGAAGAAGCATGTATTCGTAGTGGGAACCGTTGGTGGTATTCAAGGATTTCAATCGGAACAGCTTGATCATAAAGAGAGTATGCAAGCGTTAGTGGAGCAAGTTGACTTATTAGTACAAGAAGGGGTAGACGGCCTCTTGTTCGAAACATTCTATGATTTCATGGAAATTAAACAACTTGTTATTGAAGCAAGAAAGCGAACAAATCTACCTATCATTGCAAACGTGTCCCTTGGTGATATTGGTGTCTTAAAAGGAGGCATTCGATTAAGCGATGCGCTAACGGAACTGTATGAGGCTGGAGCTGATGTTACAGGGTTAAATTGTCGAATGGGTCCCTACCACATGTTACGATCGATCGAAGAGCTTGAGCTTCCCTATGACATCCCACTAGCTTGCTACCCAAATGCAAGTTTGCCAGGTTACCGAGATGGTCGGTTTGTGTATGCGTCGAATACAGAATATTTTACATCAATGTCGGAACGGTTTATTAACGAAGGCGTCCATCTCATTGGAGGTTGTTGCGGAACAACACCCGCCCATATAAAAGCAATTAAAGAAGCGGCAAGTGGTCGGACACCAGTAAAACGAAACATTCGGTTACAGCCATTAAAAACAGAAACGATTGAACGTTTCCATGAACAGCGTCCATCTATTAAAGATTTGGTAGAAGAAAAGCAGACGATCATCGTTGAATTAGATCCTCCTAAGAAATTGCATATAGATCCATTTATTGAAGGGGCAAAAGCAATTCGAGATGCAGGAGCAGATGCATTAACCCTTGCAGACAATTCACTAGCAAGTCCGCGCATTGATAATCAAACGTTAGCTATGTTATTGAAAGAAGAAGGCATTCGAAGTCTTGTTCATTTAACTTGTCGTGACCGCAATTTAATTGGTTTACAATCGCATTTAATGGGGCTTGATTTAGCTGAATTGAATGATCTTTTAGTGATTACAGGTGACCCGAGTAAAATTGGTGATTTTCCGGGGGCCACTTCGGTTTATGATGTATCATCAACGAAACTTTTACCACTTATTAAACAAATGAATGAAGGCATTTCGTTTTCTGGTAAGTCGTTAGGGAAAGCTACAAATTTCACTACAGCAGCAGCATTTAATCCAAATGTGAAGCATCTCGATAAGGCTGTCCGTCGCTTGGAGAAAAAGATCGAAGCGGGTGCAAATTATTTTCTCACTCAGCCGATTTTTGATGAAGGACAGTTTGAAGAAATTTACGAGGCAACCAAACACTTATCTGTACCAATATTTGTCGGCATTATGCCGTTAACAAGTAGTCGAAACGCAGAGTTTTTGCATAATGAAGTACCTGGTATATCATTATCAGCTGATACAAGAGCACGTATGGCACGAGCAGGTGAAGATAAAGTAAAAGCAGAACAAGAAGGGCTTGCTATGGCAAAATCATTAGCAGATGCAGCAGCCACTTATTTTAATGGACTGTATTTAATTACACCGTTTTTACGCTACCAATTAACAGTGGAATTAACTCGTTACTTACGCGCACACACAACAGCTCCGTTGTCTAAAGAAAGGAAGTTACAATGA
- a CDS encoding methionine biosynthesis PLP-dependent protein — translation MTHDQSILAQIGNRRKDETGAVNTPVYFSTAYRHTGIQESTGYDYARTGNPTREVLEQAIACLEHGERGFATSSGMSAIQLVFSLFEQGDHILCSDDLYGGTYRLFEGGWKKWGLTFDYVDMSNLETVKALRTANTKALFVETPTNPLMKEASIADLSAFCRTHNLLLIVDNTFLTPLLLKPLEEGADIVVHSATKYLGGHNDVVAGLVVAKGTEISEQLAYFHNGAGFILGAFDSWLLMRGMKTLALRMKQHEENAKRLVELLKEESIVKEVLYPGKGGMVSFRVTDEALINPILQSLKLISFAESLGGVESLMTYPATQTHADIPEEVRIAKGVDNTLLRFSVGIEHCEDLISDLQQAFESAKNRKG, via the coding sequence ATGACACATGATCAATCAATACTAGCGCAAATTGGTAACCGCCGAAAAGATGAAACAGGGGCAGTTAATACACCGGTTTATTTCTCAACTGCTTATCGACATACAGGCATACAAGAATCAACTGGCTATGATTATGCGAGGACAGGGAACCCGACTCGGGAAGTTTTAGAGCAAGCGATTGCCTGTCTTGAGCATGGAGAGAGAGGATTTGCAACAAGTTCAGGAATGTCTGCCATTCAGCTTGTTTTCTCACTCTTTGAACAAGGGGACCATATTCTATGTTCAGATGATTTATACGGTGGTACATATCGACTTTTTGAAGGTGGTTGGAAAAAATGGGGGCTAACGTTTGATTATGTTGACATGTCTAATTTAGAGACGGTTAAAGCGTTACGGACAGCTAATACGAAAGCACTTTTTGTAGAAACACCGACAAACCCACTTATGAAAGAGGCTTCAATCGCAGATTTATCAGCATTTTGTAGAACTCATAACCTGCTTTTAATTGTTGATAATACATTTTTGACGCCTCTCTTGTTGAAGCCGTTAGAAGAAGGAGCAGACATCGTCGTTCATTCAGCGACCAAATATCTAGGAGGTCACAATGATGTAGTGGCAGGACTTGTAGTTGCCAAAGGCACAGAAATAAGCGAGCAGCTCGCTTATTTTCACAATGGTGCTGGATTTATCCTTGGTGCATTTGACTCCTGGCTCTTAATGCGAGGCATGAAGACTTTAGCGTTACGAATGAAACAGCATGAAGAAAATGCGAAACGATTAGTAGAGTTGCTAAAGGAAGAATCCATTGTTAAAGAGGTTCTCTACCCTGGAAAAGGCGGAATGGTCTCATTTAGGGTGACAGATGAAGCTCTAATTAATCCCATTTTACAATCATTAAAGCTTATTTCATTTGCGGAAAGTCTTGGTGGCGTTGAAAGTTTAATGACCTATCCGGCAACGCAAACCCATGCGGATATTCCAGAAGAGGTTCGAATTGCTAAAGGTGTTGACAATACATTACTACGTTTCTCTGTCGGCATAGAACATTGTGAAGATTTAATAAGTGATTTACAACAAGCTTTTGAGTCAGCGAAAAATAGGAAGGGATGA
- the prsW gene encoding glutamic-type intramembrane protease PrsW yields MISFVIAALAPAMALFSYVYLRDSFSRGAMFLVLRIFIIGALLVLPISVIQFALTEEEMITEPLIKAFLLYGLIEEGLKWLMLFIFAYQHGQLRQPLDGIVFGVALSLGFATVENSLYMIAYGFDHVLPRTLLPTTAHAVYGIVMGYYIGRAKYHRSKRRLFLVLAAVFPMILHGSYDYILMDFGHYFLLLMIPFMVGLWLLAIWKIKKANKLNENEKSQMD; encoded by the coding sequence TTGATTTCTTTTGTTATTGCGGCTCTGGCACCAGCCATGGCGTTGTTCTCCTATGTTTACTTGCGTGATTCTTTTAGCCGAGGGGCTATGTTTTTAGTTCTGCGAATTTTTATTATTGGCGCTCTCCTCGTTCTTCCGATATCGGTCATTCAATTTGCGTTAACGGAAGAAGAAATGATAACGGAACCGTTAATAAAAGCTTTTTTGCTTTACGGATTGATTGAAGAAGGGTTAAAATGGCTGATGTTGTTCATTTTTGCTTATCAACACGGTCAATTAAGACAACCTCTTGATGGAATTGTTTTTGGTGTAGCGCTGTCACTTGGATTTGCAACAGTTGAAAACAGCTTATATATGATTGCTTACGGATTCGATCATGTTCTTCCCCGTACCTTATTACCAACGACTGCTCATGCAGTGTATGGCATTGTGATGGGCTACTATATTGGAAGGGCAAAATACCATCGATCTAAAAGGCGTCTATTTCTAGTATTAGCAGCTGTTTTTCCGATGATCTTACACGGAAGCTATGACTATATTTTAATGGATTTTGGACATTATTTTTTACTTTTAATGATTCCTTTTATGGTTGGTCTTTGGTTATTGGCAATATGGAAAATCAAAAAAGCGAACAAGCTCAATGAAAATGAGAAGAGTCAGATGGACTAA
- a CDS encoding response regulator transcription factor produces MDVLLVEDDKAIATIITDYLKKENLYVTWCEDGETGLQKLKEHAYKVAIIDLMLPKKDGFSLCKEARTFSNIPIIVVSAKQTDVDKIQSLEIGADDYVTKPFSPSELVARVKVQLRRHVPVQSFREENELQFHEVKVDRRGRQLTIQDQPLVLTAKEYQLFLFLAENRGTVFTKEELYNQIWNSDGFDSRTVTVHIKNLRDKLNDRKKAPRFIETVWGIGYKFIATPGA; encoded by the coding sequence ATGGATGTGCTTTTAGTGGAAGACGATAAAGCAATTGCCACAATTATTACAGATTATTTAAAGAAAGAAAATTTGTACGTAACATGGTGTGAAGATGGAGAGACGGGGTTACAAAAGCTAAAAGAGCATGCATATAAAGTAGCGATCATTGATTTAATGCTACCAAAAAAAGATGGATTTTCTTTATGCAAAGAAGCACGAACATTTTCAAATATACCGATTATTGTTGTCAGTGCAAAGCAAACAGATGTAGACAAAATACAAAGTTTAGAAATTGGCGCTGACGATTATGTAACAAAACCATTTAGTCCATCTGAGCTAGTAGCTCGTGTAAAAGTTCAATTACGTCGACACGTCCCAGTTCAATCGTTTCGAGAAGAGAATGAGCTTCAGTTTCATGAGGTGAAGGTGGATCGAAGAGGAAGACAGCTGACCATTCAAGATCAACCACTGGTGTTAACGGCGAAAGAATATCAGTTATTTTTATTTCTAGCGGAAAATAGAGGGACAGTATTTACGAAAGAGGAATTGTATAATCAAATTTGGAACAGTGATGGATTTGATAGCCGCACTGTAACGGTACATATTAAAAATTTACGAGATAAGCTAAATGATCGAAAAAAAGCACCGCGTTTTATTGAAACGGTTTGGGGCATTGGTTACAAGTTTATCGCCACACCCGGCGCATGA
- a CDS encoding asparaginase — MRHVVLLTTGGTIASTTGENGKLVAGELTGEELAELCGLPTDIHVTVRSVLQKPSVHLVPEDWHILATEIKQAFQSKDVDGVVVTHGTDTLEETAYYLDLTNTDERPVVVTGSQRGPEDTGSDAFMNLRHAIYAACEPDLKGTGCVVVFNERIFSARYVKKEHASNIQGFNAFGFGYLGIIDNDVIFTYQKPIRREMYELTEPRFKEIGIAKIYLGMSEKTLRALIETVDGLVLEAVGRGQVPPQLVAPIEEALRMGKPIILTTSSEEGKVYPTYDYKGSAHHLEQLGVVLGSDYDSKKARVKTLVLTAAKKDVMLGFS, encoded by the coding sequence GTGAGGCACGTCGTACTTTTAACTACAGGTGGAACAATTGCAAGCACAACTGGTGAAAATGGTAAGCTAGTGGCAGGTGAATTAACAGGGGAAGAGCTTGCGGAGCTATGTGGCTTGCCAACGGATATCCATGTAACGGTTCGCTCTGTTTTGCAAAAACCAAGTGTGCACCTTGTTCCAGAGGATTGGCATATACTTGCAACAGAAATCAAACAAGCGTTTCAATCGAAAGATGTTGATGGGGTCGTCGTAACACATGGTACAGATACATTAGAGGAAACAGCTTATTATTTAGATTTAACGAATACAGATGAAAGACCAGTTGTTGTAACAGGTTCGCAGCGAGGACCAGAAGATACAGGTAGTGATGCTTTTATGAATCTACGACATGCGATCTATGCGGCATGTGAACCAGATTTGAAAGGGACAGGTTGTGTTGTTGTCTTTAATGAGCGCATTTTTTCTGCTCGTTATGTGAAAAAGGAGCATGCATCAAATATTCAAGGTTTTAACGCATTTGGCTTTGGATATTTGGGGATTATTGACAATGATGTTATTTTTACGTATCAAAAACCAATTCGTCGGGAAATGTATGAATTAACGGAACCTCGTTTCAAAGAGATCGGTATTGCGAAAATTTATTTAGGTATGTCTGAGAAAACGTTACGAGCTCTCATTGAAACGGTTGATGGGCTTGTATTGGAAGCGGTAGGACGTGGACAAGTGCCCCCACAATTAGTGGCACCGATTGAAGAGGCGCTTCGTATGGGAAAACCGATTATATTAACAACGTCATCGGAAGAAGGAAAAGTATATCCAACGTATGACTATAAAGGAAGTGCACATCATCTTGAGCAACTAGGTGTTGTTTTAGGCTCAGATTACGATAGTAAAAAAGCACGGGTCAAAACCCTCGTGTTAACAGCCGCAAAGAAAGATGTTATGCTTGGTTTTTCATAA
- a CDS encoding sensor histidine kinase, producing MKLRGQLNLLLILTAIVPFITTSLFSIQVNRAVQGQSELYVEAISKAKAIGSGLARQAEAIKTDPEAVLMQTQHYHGEVADIALYSAQRKLVSQSEPGLFASYLSPADMMSNLYELQTRDGTFIYKEPLFFEDTLTGYYEIRFHQGDIQQDASLIYLLTFLFFGCSSAITFYIVQHWFKRNMLVPFTWMKEQMQHIGDGKREVKLHGSTHRRTEVGVLLDDFAIMTAQLVETEREKQRVEGNRQKLIASISHDLRTPLTSIRAYAEGLIESDDKKDEYASVILAKTRYMQRLIADLLMYSQIRATSFLLDLQQVDAEELADTLFDGYKDQWKNHHFTIAIDCADAELYVDVDRLIQVVDNLVANAVHYTPEGGSISLLATTQAKKLATHSIEHEEAHVYFVVKDTGKGISPEEQAHVFDSFYQVEKARNQSNESGVGLGLAICRELIQKHGGKMGLQSSLEKGSTFYFMLPLAHRNVTGGIE from the coding sequence ATGAAGCTCCGCGGTCAATTAAATTTACTATTAATTCTTACGGCAATTGTTCCCTTTATAACAACTAGTTTATTTAGCATACAAGTTAATCGAGCGGTTCAGGGGCAAAGTGAGCTTTATGTTGAAGCGATTTCAAAAGCAAAAGCAATCGGCAGCGGTCTTGCTAGACAGGCGGAAGCAATTAAGACAGATCCTGAAGCAGTTTTGATGCAAACACAGCACTATCATGGTGAAGTTGCGGATATTGCTCTTTATTCTGCGCAGCGGAAGCTTGTTTCCCAATCGGAGCCTGGACTGTTTGCGTCTTATTTAAGCCCAGCTGATATGATGAGCAACCTCTATGAACTTCAAACACGTGATGGTACCTTTATCTACAAGGAACCGCTTTTCTTTGAAGATACATTGACAGGGTATTATGAAATTCGCTTTCATCAAGGTGATATTCAACAAGATGCTTCGTTAATCTACCTGTTAACGTTCTTATTTTTTGGGTGTAGTAGCGCCATTACATTTTACATCGTTCAACACTGGTTTAAGCGAAATATGCTTGTGCCTTTTACGTGGATGAAAGAGCAGATGCAGCATATTGGTGATGGCAAAAGAGAGGTTAAGCTTCATGGATCCACACATAGGCGAACGGAAGTTGGAGTATTGCTTGATGACTTTGCCATTATGACTGCTCAATTAGTCGAAACCGAACGAGAGAAACAGCGGGTTGAAGGAAATCGGCAAAAACTTATCGCTTCCATTTCTCATGATTTACGTACGCCACTAACTTCTATCCGTGCTTATGCTGAAGGGCTAATAGAAAGTGACGATAAGAAAGATGAGTATGCGTCTGTTATTTTAGCCAAAACTCGCTATATGCAGCGATTAATCGCTGACTTATTAATGTACTCCCAAATCCGCGCAACAAGTTTTTTGTTGGATTTGCAGCAAGTTGATGCAGAGGAGCTTGCCGATACGCTTTTTGACGGCTATAAAGATCAGTGGAAAAACCATCATTTTACAATTGCCATCGATTGTGCCGATGCAGAACTTTATGTTGATGTTGATCGGTTAATACAAGTCGTAGATAATCTTGTTGCTAATGCAGTTCACTATACACCAGAAGGCGGCAGTATTTCGTTACTTGCTACAACACAGGCAAAAAAGCTCGCTACTCACTCCATAGAGCACGAAGAAGCGCATGTTTATTTTGTTGTCAAAGACACAGGTAAAGGCATTTCACCTGAAGAGCAGGCTCATGTATTTGATTCTTTTTATCAGGTAGAAAAAGCGCGAAATCAGTCAAATGAAAGTGGTGTTGGCTTAGGGCTCGCCATTTGTCGAGAGCTTATTCAAAAACATGGTGGAAAAATGGGGCTTCAATCATCGTTAGAGAAAGGAAGCACATTTTATTTTATGCTTCCATTAGCACATCGTAACGTAACAGGGGGGATAGAGTGA